Proteins from a single region of Manis javanica isolate MJ-LG chromosome 5, MJ_LKY, whole genome shotgun sequence:
- the LOC140849425 gene encoding uncharacterized protein isoform X2 gives MLMDALRARRRHPPASHALAALSSPPASDRLAPAGLPAPLGSPAAGGGRGPLWPKRPRWWRSTLISSRCSTRTSASPALPPPAWRRRAARPGTPMPLRACLRRRQEPLVPPQRVGQPIPCRPHRQGQRGLGRAAAPAAADLRRSVQSGPRFRGEGDSDGLAGWKIWPISEVLMLLQDLLGDSSRAMEGIQRSSVQAPAVYFTFQCRKVS, from the exons ATGTTGATGGACGCGCTCCGTGCTCGGCGGCGCCATCCTCCCGCCTCGCATGCGCTGGCTGCACTGTCCTCGCCCCCAGCCTCGGATCGCCTCGCGCCCGCTGGGCTCCCGGCGCCTCTCGGCTCTCccgcggcgggcggcgggcgggggcCACTGTGGCCGAAGCGCCCCAGGTGGTGGAGATCGACCCTGATTTCGAGCCGCTGTTCCACCCGGACTTCAGCCAgtccagctctgcctcctccagcctggcGCCGTCGGGCGGCTCGACCAGGAACCCCGATGCCGCTGCGGGCCTGCCTTCGGCGTCGGCAAGAGCCGCTTGTCCCGCCGCAGCGCGTGGGGCAGCCTATCCCCTGCCGACCGCATCGCCAAGGCCAGCGAGGGCTCGGCCGAGCAGCGGCTCCCGCTGCCGCGGATCTGCGGCGGagcgtccagagcgggccccgcttcaggggtgaaggcgacagcgacggccTTGCGGGCTGGAAG ATCTGGCCGATCTCCGAGGTCCTTATGCTGCTCCAAGATCTCCTCGGCGACAGCAGCAGAGCGATGGAAGGCATCCAGCGGTCCTCAGTTCAAGCCCCTGCGGTTTATTTCACCTTCCAGTGTCGGAAGGTCTCTTAA
- the LOC140849425 gene encoding uncharacterized protein isoform X1 translates to MLMDALRARRRHPPASHALAALSSPPASDRLAPAGLPAPLGSPAAGGGRGPLWPKRPRWWRSTLISSRCSTRTSASPALPPPAWRRRAARPGTPMPLRACLRRRQEPLVPPQRVGQPIPCRPHRQGQRGLGRAAAPAAADLRRSVQSGPRFRGEGDSDGLAGWKCWLLGGLVGFVTLGTTFGGSSGTPETPTTPDPEGPVRADLADLRGPYAAPRSPRRQQQSDGRHPAVLSSSPCGLFHLPVSEGLLRTYLPGLQ, encoded by the exons ATGTTGATGGACGCGCTCCGTGCTCGGCGGCGCCATCCTCCCGCCTCGCATGCGCTGGCTGCACTGTCCTCGCCCCCAGCCTCGGATCGCCTCGCGCCCGCTGGGCTCCCGGCGCCTCTCGGCTCTCccgcggcgggcggcgggcgggggcCACTGTGGCCGAAGCGCCCCAGGTGGTGGAGATCGACCCTGATTTCGAGCCGCTGTTCCACCCGGACTTCAGCCAgtccagctctgcctcctccagcctggcGCCGTCGGGCGGCTCGACCAGGAACCCCGATGCCGCTGCGGGCCTGCCTTCGGCGTCGGCAAGAGCCGCTTGTCCCGCCGCAGCGCGTGGGGCAGCCTATCCCCTGCCGACCGCATCGCCAAGGCCAGCGAGGGCTCGGCCGAGCAGCGGCTCCCGCTGCCGCGGATCTGCGGCGGagcgtccagagcgggccccgcttcaggggtgaaggcgacagcgacggccTTGCGGGCTGGAAG tgttggctccttggtggtcttgtgggattcgtgactttgggcacaacatttgggggctcgtctgggacCCCAGAGACCCCCACGACTCCCGACCCGGAGGGCCCTGTGCgggctg ATCTGGCCGATCTCCGAGGTCCTTATGCTGCTCCAAGATCTCCTCGGCGACAGCAGCAGAGCGATGGAAGGCATCCAGCGGTCCTCAGTTCAAGCCCCTGCGGTTTATTTCACCTTCCAGTGTCGGAAGGTCTCTTAAGGACGTACCTCCCGGGCCTCCAGTGA